One window of the Bombus pyrosoma isolate SC7728 linkage group LG5, ASM1482585v1, whole genome shotgun sequence genome contains the following:
- the LOC122567401 gene encoding 40S ribosomal protein S13, with translation MGRMHAPGKGISQSALPYRRSVPTWLKLTPEDCKELIYKLAKKGHTPSQIGVILRDSHGVAQVRFRTGNKILRIVKSMGLAPDLPEDLYYLIKKAVAIRKHLERNRKDKDSKFRLILVESRIHRLARYYKSKGTLPANWKYESSTASALVA, from the exons ATGGGTCGTATGCACGCACCAGG AAAGGGTATATCCCAGTCAGCGTTGCCCTATAGACGGAGCGTTCCAACATGGTTGAAACTGACACCAGAGGattgtaaagaattaatttacaaactgGCTAAAAAGGGGCATACTCCATCTCAAattg GTGTGATTCTTAGAGATTCTCATGGAGTGGCACAAGTGCGTTTTCGCACTGGAAACAAGATTCTCAGGATCGTCAAAAGTATGGGGCTTGCCCCAGACTTACCGGAGGATCTGtactatttaataaaaaaagcagTTGCTATCAGAAAACATTTGGAAAGGAACCGAAAGGATAAAGATAGCAAGTTTAGATTGATTCTTGTGGAGTCTCGAATCCATCGGCTTGCtagatattataaatcaaaGGGGACGCTTCCAGCAAACTGGAAGTACGAGAGCTCAACTGCTAGCGCTCTTGTTGCTTAA